One window of Novosphingobium sp. P6W genomic DNA carries:
- the panB gene encoding 3-methyl-2-oxobutanoate hydroxymethyltransferase, whose product MSTTFQLDTATSRANPTPAPMKRLTVPAIRRRKKDGVTAEPIVMLTAYTARQAQLLDEHCDLLLVGDSLGQVIYGLPSSVPVTLDMMIAHGAAVVRGSYHAAVIVDMPFGTYEQSPQQAFENAARLLKETGCAGVKLEGGTAMAETVRFLNERGIPVMGHIGLTPQAVNVLGGYNARGRSDAEAAKIVADAKALDDAGAFSIVIEGVVEPIAIAATQAIACPSIGIGGSAQCDGQVLVTEDMLGMFERVPRFVKRYADMASLVSQAAAQYAAEVRDRSFPGIEQTYQPK is encoded by the coding sequence ATGTCCACGACTTTCCAGCTCGACACCGCGACCAGCCGCGCCAATCCCACGCCCGCGCCGATGAAGCGCCTGACGGTTCCGGCGATCCGCCGGCGCAAGAAGGACGGCGTCACCGCCGAACCGATCGTCATGCTCACGGCCTATACGGCGCGGCAGGCGCAGCTTCTGGACGAACACTGCGACCTGCTGCTGGTGGGCGATAGCCTGGGCCAGGTGATCTACGGGCTGCCCTCCAGCGTGCCGGTGACGCTGGATATGATGATCGCCCACGGCGCTGCCGTGGTGCGCGGCAGCTATCATGCCGCGGTGATCGTCGACATGCCTTTCGGCACCTATGAACAATCGCCGCAGCAGGCTTTCGAGAACGCCGCCCGGCTTCTCAAGGAAACCGGCTGTGCAGGCGTGAAGCTGGAAGGCGGGACAGCGATGGCGGAGACCGTCCGCTTCCTCAATGAGCGCGGTATTCCGGTGATGGGGCATATCGGCCTCACGCCGCAAGCGGTGAACGTGCTGGGCGGCTATAACGCGCGCGGCCGCAGCGATGCGGAGGCGGCGAAGATCGTCGCCGATGCAAAGGCGCTCGACGATGCGGGTGCATTCTCCATCGTCATCGAGGGCGTGGTCGAGCCGATCGCCATCGCGGCGACGCAGGCCATTGCCTGCCCCAGCATCGGCATCGGCGGTTCGGCGCAGTGCGACGGGCAAGTGCTGGTTACCGAAGACATGCTCGGCATGTTCGAGCGCGTACCCCGGTTCGTGAAGCGCTATGCCGACATGGCATCGCTCGTTTCGCAAGCAGCAGCGCAGTATGCCGCCGAAGTGCGTGACCGCAGCTTCCCCGGTATCGAACAGACCTACCAGCCTAAATAA
- a CDS encoding amino acid permease, producing the protein MFGRVKPLDAILATAEKKSLHRSLGAFQLTMLGIGAVIGTGIFVLTAEAAQKAGPGMMLSFVIAGFVCAVAALCYAEMAAMVPVSGSAYTYSYAVMGETVAWMVGWALILEYAIAAGAVSVGWSGYFIGWLNSSFNIDIPLALVRGPFDGGIINLPAMLIAACVTALLIKGTKESATVNAVLVGIKILALTFFVFLTIPVIKSGQFTPFAPLGFAGISGAAASIFFAYVGFDAVSTAAEETKNPQRNMPIGLIGSLAICTIFYMLVAAGVIGTVGAQPVFGPGGEVLSPGTPALAQACSAIHENAVVCSKEALAWTLRQIDYPFVGWLVGAAAIIALPSVILMMMFGQTRIFFVMSRDGLLPEFFSKVHPRFHTPHVITLLTGVFVAIFAAFFPVGLLADVSNSGTLFAFAAVSIAVMVLRRTDPTRKRPFRTPAVMFTAPLAIVGCIYLFFSLSFHTIALFVGWAILGLIVYYAYSRSRSHVGLGLVEVHEVDTDAPPPAV; encoded by the coding sequence ATGTTCGGACGCGTTAAGCCGCTCGACGCCATCTTGGCGACGGCTGAAAAGAAATCACTTCACCGGTCGCTGGGCGCGTTCCAGTTGACCATGCTTGGCATTGGCGCCGTAATCGGCACCGGTATTTTCGTTCTTACCGCCGAAGCCGCTCAGAAGGCGGGGCCGGGCATGATGCTGTCCTTCGTCATCGCCGGCTTCGTATGCGCTGTGGCAGCGCTCTGTTACGCCGAGATGGCGGCCATGGTGCCGGTTTCCGGTTCCGCTTACACTTACAGCTACGCCGTGATGGGCGAAACGGTGGCCTGGATGGTCGGCTGGGCACTGATCCTGGAATATGCCATTGCCGCAGGTGCGGTTTCGGTCGGCTGGTCGGGCTATTTCATCGGCTGGCTCAATTCCAGCTTCAACATCGACATACCGCTGGCTCTGGTGCGCGGTCCGTTCGACGGCGGCATCATCAACCTGCCGGCGATGCTGATCGCAGCCTGCGTCACCGCGCTGCTGATCAAGGGCACCAAGGAAAGCGCCACCGTCAACGCGGTGCTGGTAGGCATCAAGATCCTTGCGCTCACCTTCTTCGTCTTCCTGACGATCCCGGTCATCAAGAGCGGCCAGTTCACGCCGTTCGCACCGCTCGGCTTTGCCGGCATCTCCGGTGCGGCTGCCTCCATTTTCTTCGCATACGTCGGCTTTGACGCGGTTTCGACCGCTGCCGAAGAAACCAAGAACCCGCAGCGCAACATGCCGATCGGCCTGATCGGCAGCCTTGCCATCTGCACGATCTTCTATATGCTGGTAGCGGCGGGCGTGATCGGCACGGTAGGCGCGCAGCCCGTCTTCGGACCTGGCGGTGAAGTGCTTTCACCCGGAACCCCGGCGCTGGCACAGGCCTGCTCTGCCATCCATGAAAATGCCGTCGTCTGTTCCAAGGAAGCGCTGGCGTGGACGCTGCGTCAGATCGACTACCCGTTCGTCGGCTGGCTGGTCGGTGCAGCGGCGATCATCGCGCTGCCTTCGGTCATCCTGATGATGATGTTCGGCCAGACCCGCATCTTCTTCGTGATGAGCCGCGACGGGTTGCTGCCGGAGTTCTTCTCCAAGGTTCACCCACGCTTCCACACCCCGCACGTCATTACGCTGCTGACCGGCGTATTCGTGGCGATTTTCGCTGCGTTCTTCCCGGTGGGCCTGCTGGCCGACGTGTCCAACTCAGGCACGCTGTTCGCTTTTGCCGCCGTGTCGATCGCGGTGATGGTGCTGCGCCGCACCGATCCCACCCGCAAGCGTCCGTTCCGCACCCCTGCGGTGATGTTCACGGCGCCGCTGGCCATCGTCGGCTGTATCTACCTGTTTTTCAGCCTTTCGTTCCACACGATCGCGCTGTTTGTGGGGTGGGCGATCCTGGGTCTAATCGTCTATTATGCCTACAGCCGTAGCCGCAGCCATGTCGGGCTTGGCCTCGTCGAAGTGCATGAGGTCGACACCGACGCGCCGCCGCCGGCAGTCTGA
- the prsK gene encoding XrtA/PEP-CTERM system histidine kinase PrsK, translating to MIAGPSAVWKTIGVAFDLTGAIALASVAIWLATRRDRFGRAGTAVVIALFLTALWSLASAAATASPAVVFAPSLVESARNLAWLLVIYRLFASDGRHATLAPIRPVIFALAFVEMLHLAVDYGLSRLTIDGDVLRVAFEFNVMFRLLVTVGGLVLVHNLYAGSPRESRAALRWPAVGLAALWAFDLNLYTIAYLAGSWPYEIAALRGIATGALAACIAIAAAGNRDDLRLRPSRAVTFQTFSLLVIGVYLVGMVAVAQWLSYAGGNFARLIELAFLTLASALALVVLPSRRVRAWLKVTLAKHFFQHRYDYREEWLRFTRTIGSGGEESLPLGERVVQSIADVFESPAGLLLTPGDQGELTLAARWNWAEIEVPSVAIPLRGLGHFERTGYICDLDEVRGSATGDSPGSEWENDVPRWLIDHPRAWAMIPLVHYERLVGMVVLARPQLARKFDWEDFDLLRVIGQQVASYLAENSSQLALAESARFDDFHRRIAFVMHDIKNLASQFSLLARNAELHAEKPAFRADMLVTLRNSSDKLNALLARLSRYGSGGVDKLEPVPAAEVLSVVMERFRGTPQVVLAETRVAVITANRHSLEQVLMHLVQNAIDASRPESPVFVSLSVDGLNARFEVLDSGSGMSADFVRNRLFKPFVSTKTGGFGIGAFEARELVRAMRGRLDVESREGLGSRFVVRLPLAAASDIYQTLASHDQKVA from the coding sequence ATGATCGCAGGGCCTTCAGCTGTGTGGAAGACCATCGGAGTCGCTTTCGACCTGACCGGCGCGATCGCGCTGGCCAGCGTGGCGATCTGGCTGGCGACCCGCCGCGACCGTTTCGGCCGCGCGGGGACGGCAGTGGTTATCGCGCTGTTCCTGACCGCCTTGTGGAGCCTTGCGAGCGCTGCGGCGACGGCCTCGCCGGCCGTGGTTTTCGCGCCGTCGCTGGTTGAAAGCGCGCGCAACCTTGCCTGGCTGCTGGTCATCTACCGGCTTTTCGCCAGCGACGGACGCCATGCCACACTGGCTCCTATCCGCCCGGTGATTTTCGCCCTTGCCTTCGTCGAGATGCTGCACCTGGCTGTCGATTATGGCCTGTCGCGGCTGACGATCGACGGCGATGTCCTGCGCGTGGCGTTCGAATTCAACGTGATGTTCCGCCTGCTGGTGACGGTGGGCGGGCTGGTGCTGGTCCACAACCTTTACGCAGGTTCCCCGCGCGAATCGCGGGCAGCCCTGCGCTGGCCGGCGGTGGGGCTTGCCGCGCTATGGGCATTCGACCTCAACCTTTACACGATCGCCTATCTCGCGGGCAGCTGGCCTTACGAAATTGCTGCGCTGCGCGGTATCGCCACCGGCGCACTGGCGGCATGCATTGCCATTGCCGCCGCTGGAAACCGTGACGATCTGCGCCTTCGCCCGTCGCGCGCGGTGACGTTCCAGACGTTCTCGCTGCTTGTCATCGGCGTCTACCTTGTCGGCATGGTCGCGGTGGCGCAGTGGCTTTCCTACGCGGGCGGCAACTTCGCGCGCCTGATCGAGCTGGCCTTTCTGACGCTGGCAAGCGCGCTGGCGCTGGTGGTGTTGCCCTCGCGCCGGGTTCGCGCCTGGCTGAAGGTTACGCTCGCCAAGCATTTCTTCCAGCACCGCTACGATTACCGCGAGGAGTGGCTACGCTTCACCCGCACCATCGGCAGCGGCGGCGAGGAATCCCTGCCGCTGGGCGAGCGCGTGGTGCAGTCCATCGCCGACGTGTTCGAAAGCCCCGCAGGCCTGCTTCTAACCCCCGGCGACCAAGGCGAATTGACCCTTGCCGCCCGCTGGAACTGGGCGGAGATCGAGGTTCCCTCGGTCGCCATCCCGCTGCGCGGTCTCGGCCATTTCGAGCGTACCGGCTACATCTGCGACCTGGACGAAGTACGCGGCAGCGCCACGGGCGACAGTCCCGGCAGTGAGTGGGAAAACGACGTCCCGCGCTGGCTGATCGATCATCCGCGAGCCTGGGCGATGATCCCGCTGGTCCATTACGAACGCCTTGTCGGCATGGTCGTGCTGGCCCGCCCGCAGCTGGCCCGCAAGTTCGACTGGGAGGATTTCGACCTCCTGCGCGTCATCGGCCAGCAGGTGGCCAGCTACCTCGCGGAGAATTCGAGCCAGCTCGCGCTTGCCGAATCCGCGCGTTTCGATGACTTCCACCGCCGCATCGCCTTTGTGATGCACGACATCAAGAACCTTGCCAGTCAGTTCAGCCTGCTTGCCCGCAATGCCGAACTCCATGCCGAAAAGCCGGCCTTCCGCGCCGACATGCTGGTGACGCTGCGCAATTCGTCGGACAAGCTGAACGCCCTTCTGGCGCGCCTTTCGCGCTATGGTTCAGGCGGGGTCGACAAGCTGGAGCCGGTGCCGGCGGCTGAAGTGCTTTCGGTGGTGATGGAGCGTTTCCGCGGCACGCCGCAGGTGGTGCTGGCCGAAACGCGGGTCGCCGTCATCACTGCCAACCGTCATTCGCTGGAACAGGTGCTGATGCATCTGGTCCAGAACGCCATTGACGCCAGCCGGCCGGAAAGCCCGGTCTTCGTCTCGCTTTCGGTAGACGGTCTCAATGCTCGTTTCGAAGTGCTGGATTCCGGTAGCGGCATGAGCGCCGACTTCGTGCGCAACCGTCTGTTCAAGCCCTTCGTCTCGACCAAGACCGGCGGCTTCGGCATCGGCGCTTTCGAGGCGCGTGAACTGGTACGGGCGATGCGCGGCCGGCTCGATGTCGAATCGCGCGAAGGGCTGGGCTCGCGCTTCGTGGTCCGCCTTCCGCTGGCAGCTGCCAGCGATATCTACCAGACCCTTGCCTCCCACGACCAAAAGGTAGCGTGA
- a CDS encoding extensin family protein: MAFPPLDRIVLTILLAGCLFVAGRAWLHDHPQHDPWAPLTLDAAPGWATERKLAALRSDRAQCRAFLQRSGIGAIALAPAGEGACLRADRKALAAPAHLDVALRPAGAQATCSIDAGLAWWLRQGVQPAAQEIFGQAVVRIEHLGTANCRRIGGGDKGNWSEHARGNAIDIAAFVLADGRRVSVLRDWKASGPSGEEAAAFLHMVRDSACTRFSTVLSPDYNAAHADHLHLDQASRISGWSACR, from the coding sequence ATGGCTTTTCCTCCGCTTGACCGCATCGTCCTTACAATTCTGCTGGCGGGGTGCCTGTTTGTCGCTGGTCGGGCATGGCTGCACGACCATCCCCAGCACGATCCCTGGGCGCCCCTGACGCTTGACGCCGCTCCGGGCTGGGCAACGGAACGCAAGCTGGCCGCGCTACGTAGCGACAGGGCGCAGTGCCGCGCTTTCCTGCAACGCAGCGGTATCGGGGCGATAGCGCTTGCTCCGGCGGGCGAGGGCGCATGCCTCAGGGCCGATCGCAAGGCCCTTGCTGCCCCGGCCCACCTTGACGTTGCACTGCGCCCAGCGGGCGCTCAGGCAACTTGCAGCATAGATGCCGGACTGGCGTGGTGGCTGCGCCAAGGCGTCCAGCCGGCCGCGCAGGAAATCTTCGGACAGGCGGTAGTGCGGATCGAGCATCTGGGCACCGCAAACTGCCGCCGGATCGGCGGCGGCGACAAAGGCAACTGGAGCGAACATGCGCGCGGAAATGCGATCGACATAGCCGCGTTTGTTTTGGCCGATGGGCGGCGGGTGTCGGTATTGCGGGACTGGAAAGCCTCAGGACCTTCGGGCGAGGAAGCGGCCGCTTTCCTCCACATGGTGCGTGACAGTGCCTGTACGAGGTTCTCGACGGTGTTGTCGCCAGACTACAACGCAGCGCATGCGGATCATCTGCATCTGGACCAGGCAAGCCGCATCAGTGGCTGGAGCGCCTGCAGATAA
- a CDS encoding TIGR03013 family XrtA/PEP-CTERM system glycosyltransferase codes for MIRLFKHYIPHAVVLLWLVDVLLLAIANETSWRLRSEQIGIDPGALVDRLGAHAAFAAVISLSMISVGVYGGEALRSKRFAAARLLVAISLGVIALSFADFLVGGQNFWRSTLAYSMAFAIVMLIFNRLILGAFLGTSSFRRRVLVLGAGERAQRLRVLGERPESGFAIVGYVTMSESAPVVEEAISRGAIHNLTRYVENLGVSEVVLALEERRNALPLKDLLRIKTAGVHVNEFSSFLERETGRVDLDTVNPSWLIFSDGFSSGRAISSASKRVFDIAVSALLLVVTAPVIVLFALLVKIDSKGPAFYRQPRVGLFGECFDVVKLRSMRTDAEVAGAQWASKDDPRVTRIGKFIRKVRIDELPQAWTVLKGEMSFVGPRPERPEFVADLEEQLRYYAERHMVKPGITGWAQINYPYGASIEDSRHKLEYDLYYAKNYTPFLDLLIILQTLRVVLWSEGAR; via the coding sequence ATGATTCGTCTGTTCAAACATTACATTCCGCACGCGGTCGTCCTGCTCTGGCTGGTTGACGTCCTGCTGCTGGCGATTGCCAACGAGACATCGTGGCGCCTGCGCTCCGAACAGATCGGCATCGACCCCGGCGCGCTTGTCGACAGACTGGGGGCCCATGCGGCCTTTGCGGCGGTGATCTCGCTCTCGATGATCTCGGTCGGCGTTTATGGCGGAGAGGCGCTGCGATCCAAGCGGTTCGCTGCCGCGCGCCTGCTGGTTGCCATATCGCTGGGTGTGATCGCGCTGTCCTTTGCGGATTTCCTTGTCGGCGGGCAGAACTTCTGGCGCTCGACCCTGGCCTATTCGATGGCCTTCGCGATCGTGATGCTGATCTTCAACCGTCTGATCCTGGGCGCTTTTCTGGGGACCAGTTCGTTCCGCCGCCGCGTCCTGGTTCTGGGCGCGGGTGAGCGGGCACAGCGCCTGCGGGTGCTGGGCGAACGTCCCGAGAGCGGCTTTGCCATCGTCGGCTACGTCACCATGAGCGAGAGCGCGCCGGTGGTCGAAGAGGCGATATCGCGCGGGGCGATCCACAACCTTACCCGGTATGTCGAGAACCTCGGCGTCAGCGAAGTGGTGCTTGCACTGGAAGAGCGCCGCAATGCGCTGCCGCTCAAAGACCTGCTGCGGATCAAGACCGCAGGTGTCCACGTCAACGAATTCTCCAGCTTCCTCGAGCGCGAGACCGGCCGCGTCGATCTCGATACCGTCAATCCCAGCTGGCTGATCTTCTCCGACGGGTTTTCGTCCGGCCGGGCGATTTCCAGCGCCTCCAAGCGCGTGTTCGACATCGCCGTTAGCGCGCTGTTGCTGGTGGTCACCGCGCCGGTGATCGTGCTGTTCGCGCTGCTGGTGAAGATCGACAGTAAGGGCCCCGCTTTCTATCGCCAGCCGCGCGTCGGCCTGTTTGGTGAATGCTTCGACGTCGTCAAGCTGCGCTCCATGCGCACTGACGCCGAAGTGGCAGGCGCGCAGTGGGCGTCCAAGGACGACCCGCGCGTGACCCGCATCGGCAAGTTCATCCGCAAGGTCCGCATCGACGAACTGCCCCAGGCCTGGACGGTCCTCAAGGGCGAGATGAGCTTCGTTGGCCCGCGCCCCGAGCGCCCGGAATTTGTCGCCGACCTGGAAGAACAGCTGCGCTATTACGCGGAACGGCACATGGTGAAGCCGGGCATCACCGGCTGGGCGCAGATCAACTATCCCTACGGCGCCTCGATCGAGGATTCGCGGCACAAGCTCGAATACGATCTGTATTACGCCAAGAACTACACGCCGTTCCTCGACCTGCTCATCATCCTGCAGACGCTGCGCGTCGTGCTGTGGAGCGAGGGCGCGCGCTGA
- the prsR gene encoding PEP-CTERM-box response regulator transcription factor, with the protein MTDTAARLPKLLIVEDDAGLQAQLKWAYEDFEVFVAGDRASAIALLRSEMPDVVTLDLGLPPDPDGTTEGFAVLDEIMALKPDTKVVVASGHGARESALQAIAHGAYDFYQKPVDIDTLGLIVRRALQLHRLEEENRRLAGKVEKDEKVLGRMITAAPEMVRVARTIERVANTNVSVMLLGASGTGKELLARGLHDASGRAKREFVAINCAAIPENLLESELFGHEKGAFTGAVKTTHGKIEQAAGGTLFLDEVGDIPLQLQVKLLRFLQERVIERVGSRESIPVDTRIVCATHQDLEAMIAEGRFREDLYYRLAEIVVRIPGLAERPGDPTLLAKAFLNRYAKEMNPRVRGFAADGLAAIDAWGWPGNVRELENRVKRAVIMADEKLVSAADLDLAEPDEQVVNALNLKTAREQSDRKVIRHALARSEGNISSTAKMLGISRPTLYDLLKQYDLQS; encoded by the coding sequence ATGACCGATACCGCCGCCCGTCTGCCCAAGCTGCTTATCGTCGAGGACGACGCGGGGCTTCAGGCGCAGCTCAAGTGGGCTTACGAGGATTTCGAGGTCTTTGTTGCGGGGGACCGTGCCAGCGCCATCGCCCTGCTGCGTTCGGAAATGCCCGACGTGGTGACGCTCGACCTTGGCCTGCCGCCAGACCCGGACGGCACCACCGAGGGTTTCGCCGTCCTTGACGAGATCATGGCGCTCAAGCCCGATACCAAGGTCGTCGTCGCATCCGGCCACGGCGCGCGGGAAAGCGCGCTGCAGGCCATCGCCCACGGCGCCTACGACTTCTACCAGAAGCCAGTCGACATCGACACGCTGGGCCTCATCGTGCGCCGCGCGCTGCAGCTTCACCGGCTGGAGGAAGAAAACCGCCGCCTCGCCGGAAAGGTCGAGAAGGACGAGAAAGTCCTGGGCCGGATGATTACCGCCGCGCCCGAGATGGTCCGCGTCGCCCGCACGATCGAGCGGGTGGCCAATACCAATGTCTCGGTCATGCTGCTGGGCGCAAGCGGCACGGGCAAGGAACTGCTGGCGCGCGGCCTGCATGACGCCAGCGGCCGCGCCAAGCGCGAATTCGTGGCCATCAACTGCGCCGCGATTCCCGAGAACCTGCTCGAAAGCGAACTGTTCGGTCACGAAAAGGGCGCTTTCACCGGCGCGGTGAAGACGACGCATGGCAAGATCGAGCAGGCGGCAGGGGGCACCCTGTTCCTCGACGAAGTGGGCGATATCCCGCTCCAGCTTCAGGTAAAGCTGCTGCGCTTCCTGCAGGAGCGCGTGATCGAGCGGGTCGGCAGCCGCGAATCGATCCCCGTGGACACCCGCATCGTCTGCGCCACGCATCAGGACCTTGAGGCAATGATCGCCGAAGGCAGGTTCCGCGAGGACCTTTATTACCGCCTTGCCGAGATCGTGGTGCGTATTCCCGGCTTGGCCGAGCGGCCGGGCGATCCCACGCTGCTCGCGAAAGCCTTCCTCAACCGCTATGCCAAGGAAATGAACCCGCGCGTGCGTGGCTTCGCCGCCGATGGCCTTGCCGCGATCGACGCCTGGGGCTGGCCCGGCAACGTGCGCGAACTGGAAAACCGGGTGAAGCGTGCGGTTATCATGGCCGACGAGAAACTGGTCAGCGCCGCCGATCTCGACCTTGCCGAGCCCGACGAACAAGTGGTCAACGCGCTCAACCTCAAGACCGCGCGCGAGCAGTCGGACCGCAAGGTCATCCGCCATGCTCTGGCCCGCAGCGAGGGAAATATCTCCAGCACCGCCAAGATGCTCGGGATCAGCCGCCCCACCCTTTATGACCTGCTCAAGCAGTACGATCTGCAGTCCTGA
- a CDS encoding tetratricopeptide repeat protein — protein MTCSSSTICSPEPAGRGGRRVAGWLGVSALVPLLCLVALFTGLCAQPAHGERPQREVLVEQAAKALARGDGIDAEAKLKAALVRGATGPDVSAMMGQALMAQGRRDRARPWLVPGRFSPATAAVGWRTLGLLERLDGNLPASGRAYDRALAIIPKDASLWVEIGHLRYAGGEHRLAIDAAEHALALDPGSVPALEFRGQLVRDRYGLLAAIPWFEQAIMRDPKDVSVLLEYAATLGELGHATECLTITRRVLQLSPKNPRAYYLQAALAARAGNYDLARRLLIRTKGKLDSQPGVQMLRGVVEIAAGNPSAAAEALEAVLHTLPDNRHARDLLARAIGMGRQYRYATLRFAEDIANDEASPYVLTMVARAWEALGDRQRAGELLDRAARPSVAALHILGDAGRIGELLELGQTGAAQSAAEAARKSDPGFYDAQAIAGDVQLALGHGAEAQARYVLATEIRMSESLFQRRFAAYAMARDVRGGRELVEGYLRQNPTSRPALRAAAQLSIGEGDLGRARAILSWLRDNGAEGDVQLLSDLAMAQAGTGDLEAAQGSALAAYRLQRASPLATQALGYSYAMLDSQPGAARALLDKAQAIAGNTPLIANARKQLRVKG, from the coding sequence ATGACCTGCTCAAGCAGTACGATCTGCAGTCCTGAACCTGCCGGGCGCGGGGGGCGCAGGGTAGCCGGATGGCTGGGCGTATCGGCGCTCGTCCCCTTGCTGTGCCTTGTCGCCCTGTTCACCGGCCTTTGCGCACAGCCCGCGCATGGTGAGCGGCCGCAGCGCGAAGTGCTGGTTGAGCAGGCGGCGAAAGCCCTCGCACGCGGCGATGGTATCGATGCCGAGGCAAAGCTGAAGGCCGCGCTCGTACGCGGGGCGACCGGCCCCGACGTCAGCGCGATGATGGGGCAGGCGCTGATGGCGCAAGGGCGCCGCGATCGCGCTCGCCCATGGCTGGTGCCAGGCCGTTTCTCGCCCGCTACCGCCGCCGTCGGCTGGCGGACGCTGGGCCTGCTGGAGCGGCTGGACGGCAACCTGCCGGCATCGGGCCGCGCCTATGACAGGGCGCTGGCGATCATCCCGAAGGACGCGTCGCTCTGGGTGGAGATCGGGCATCTGCGCTATGCGGGCGGCGAGCACCGTCTGGCCATCGATGCGGCGGAACACGCCCTTGCGCTCGATCCCGGCTCCGTGCCTGCGCTTGAATTTCGCGGGCAGCTGGTGCGTGACCGCTACGGATTACTCGCCGCGATCCCGTGGTTCGAACAGGCGATCATGCGCGATCCCAAGGACGTGTCGGTCCTGCTGGAATACGCCGCGACACTGGGTGAACTGGGCCATGCCACGGAATGCCTGACCATTACGCGCAGGGTCCTGCAACTCAGCCCGAAGAACCCGCGCGCCTATTATCTGCAGGCCGCGCTGGCGGCGCGCGCCGGGAATTACGATCTGGCACGGCGCCTGCTGATACGCACCAAGGGCAAGCTGGATAGCCAGCCCGGTGTGCAGATGCTGCGCGGGGTAGTGGAAATCGCGGCGGGCAACCCTTCCGCCGCTGCCGAGGCCCTTGAGGCAGTGCTTCATACGCTGCCTGACAATCGACATGCACGCGATCTGCTGGCGCGCGCCATCGGCATGGGCCGCCAGTATCGCTATGCCACCCTGAGGTTTGCCGAGGACATCGCCAATGACGAGGCTTCGCCTTACGTCCTGACGATGGTGGCACGGGCCTGGGAAGCGCTGGGAGACCGCCAGCGTGCGGGCGAACTGCTCGACCGTGCTGCCCGTCCTTCAGTGGCCGCATTGCATATTCTTGGCGATGCGGGGCGCATCGGTGAGCTGTTGGAGCTTGGCCAGACCGGCGCGGCGCAAAGCGCGGCGGAAGCGGCGCGCAAGTCGGACCCCGGGTTTTACGATGCGCAGGCGATTGCGGGTGATGTCCAACTCGCGCTCGGCCACGGCGCCGAGGCGCAGGCGCGGTACGTTCTGGCGACCGAGATCCGCATGTCCGAAAGCCTGTTCCAGCGGCGCTTCGCCGCCTACGCCATGGCACGCGATGTGCGCGGCGGGCGCGAGCTGGTCGAGGGATACCTGCGGCAGAACCCCACCAGCCGGCCCGCGCTGCGAGCCGCCGCGCAGCTATCCATCGGTGAAGGTGATCTTGGCCGCGCCCGTGCCATTCTGTCATGGCTGCGCGACAATGGCGCAGAAGGCGACGTTCAGCTGCTCTCCGACCTGGCGATGGCACAGGCCGGAACCGGAGACCTGGAAGCCGCGCAGGGCAGCGCACTTGCCGCCTACCGGCTGCAACGCGCCAGTCCGTTGGCGACCCAGGCTTTGGGATACAGCTATGCGATGCTGGACAGCCAGCCCGGCGCGGCACGCGCTTTGCTGGACAAGGCGCAGGCGATTGCCGGCAATACACCGCTGATCGCGAATGCACGCAAGCAGTTGCGGGTAAAAGGCTGA